The genome window AACATGGAAATAGGCCCATGCAAAGGCATCACCGGCGGCATCAAGGCATGGAGAATCAGCCCGGCGCTGAAAACACCCATGGTGTTCGGGCCTACGACACGAACCCCGTGCGCTCTGGCGGGGGCCACCACCTCAGCCTCAAGTCGCTCCCCCTCCGGGCCGGTTTCACTGAAATCCGAAGAAACGACGATGACATTGGGAATCCCTTTGGCCCCGCATTCCTCGATAAGACCGGCCACCAGGGGCGCGGGTGTGGTGATTATGGCCAGGTCCACCGGCTCGGGGATATCTCCAACCCTGGCGTAACATCTGAGCCCCAGGATGGATTTCTGCTTGAGGTTGACCGGGTAAACGGGTCCATGGAAGTTTCCCTTAAGAATATTCAAAAAAATGATGTAGCCCCATTTTTGAGTCGAGGCCGAAGCGCCAATAAAGGCAAAAATTGCTGGATTGAACAGTCTGTCAAGATCCAAGCTATTCATGTCTTTTATCTAATTCCGCGGCTTTGCTTGGAAATTCTTAAGCCCCACGCTCTCCTGGCAGCTCAAGATCATCCTTTCGATTCTGTAATTCTCTGAGGTGTCAAGCAGCCTCATCCGCTAAAAAAAAAGAAGGCTCAATATCATGGATCGGCCCACTTAACACCGATCACGTCCTGCATGACGCTAAAGCGCCACCACGGGGACAATGACCACTCAAATATATCACCTTGAGTTGGGATAAGCAACCCTGCTGAAAACTTGTTGTTCTTTTTACGTGATTTTCATCTATAATGAAATCCCTGGTTAGGGACTCGGACCGGGTGACAGGGCCATGCTTGTAGCAAGCTGAAATTCATTGGTTTTTTTACGATTGTGAAAAGGAGGGAGAAATGACTGAACCAAGCAGACTCTTATCATCGTTTATAATGAAAGGGCTTACCTTAAAAAATCGAATTACCATGGCGCCTCTTTTTCTGGGATACGCGAACACGGACGGGACCGTCAGTCCATTGCTCCTCGACCATTACGCAGAGATGGCGGCCTCCGGCGCGGCCCTGATCGTTGTGGAGAACTCCGTGGTGGACCCGTCAGGGCTGGGTTCACCATTTACCCTGCGCCTGGATGACGACCAGTATATTTCAGGTCTGTCTGAACTCGCCCAGACCATCCATGATCATGGCGCGCTCGCCTTTCTCCAGATCAATCACGCCGGCCGGTACGCCTTTATGCCAGATAAATTAACCCCTTCAGCCGTTAAAATCGGTGAAACCGAGACTAAAGAGATGGCCGGCCAGGACATTGATCGAATCGTCGAGTCATTCGCCAGCGGGGCTAGAAGGGTGCAGGCATCCGGGTTTGACGGGGTGGAAATCCATGGCGGCACCGGGTATCTGATCGTCCAATTCCTCTCCTCCCGCACCAACCTTCGAGGCGATGATTACGGCGGGAGCCTTGAAAATCGAATGCGTTTCCCGCTGCGTGTCGTGGATGCGGTCATGGATGCGGTCAATAAAGGTTTTCCCGTAGGGTATCGTTTTTTAGCGGATGAATTGCTGCCCGACGGGCTCCATGTGGAGGAGACGGCCGTGCTGGCCAAAGAACTCGAAAAACGCGGCCTGGCTTACCTTTCTGTCATGGCCGGAACCTATGACGCCTTCGTGTTGCCTGAAAATATCGAGAATGAGAAAAAGGAAGCCTACATGACGCACTACGCGGCTGAGATCAAAAAGGCCGTGCCTCAAACCCCTGTCATTACCGCTGGCAGAATACAAACGCCTGAAACGGCTGAACGAATCATTAGGCAAGGCACGGCCGATCTTATCGGCCTGGCCCGGATTCTCCTGGCCGATCCTCTCTGGCCTCAAAAGGCCGAAGGACTAATCGAATGGCCGATTGTCGAATGTGAACCTAACTGTTCTTTGTGCATGAGGCGGAACATGGTCGGCAAACCGGCCTTCTGTTCACAGTGGGACAAGGATCGGCAAGAGGCCTTTTTAAACAGGATTGGCGAAAAACCTGAAGAGGCTTAACCTAAGCAAAGACATGCCATGCCAGCCTTTTAGT of Deltaproteobacteria bacterium contains these proteins:
- a CDS encoding CoA-binding protein, which gives rise to MNSLDLDRLFNPAIFAFIGASASTQKWGYIIFLNILKGNFHGPVYPVNLKQKSILGLRCYARVGDIPEPVDLAIITTPAPLVAGLIEECGAKGIPNVIVVSSDFSETGPEGERLEAEVVAPARAHGVRVVGPNTMGVFSAGLILHALMPPVMPLHGPISMFS
- a CDS encoding NADH:flavin oxidoreductase, with amino-acid sequence MKGLTLKNRITMAPLFLGYANTDGTVSPLLLDHYAEMAASGAALIVVENSVVDPSGLGSPFTLRLDDDQYISGLSELAQTIHDHGALAFLQINHAGRYAFMPDKLTPSAVKIGETETKEMAGQDIDRIVESFASGARRVQASGFDGVEIHGGTGYLIVQFLSSRTNLRGDDYGGSLENRMRFPLRVVDAVMDAVNKGFPVGYRFLADELLPDGLHVEETAVLAKELEKRGLAYLSVMAGTYDAFVLPENIENEKKEAYMTHYAAEIKKAVPQTPVITAGRIQTPETAERIIRQGTADLIGLARILLADPLWPQKAEGLIEWPIVECEPNCSLCMRRNMVGKPAFCSQWDKDRQEAFLNRIGEKPEEA